A part of Laspinema palackyanum D2c genomic DNA contains:
- a CDS encoding NUDIX domain-containing protein, giving the protein MTYRNPTPTVDIIIELGDRPGRPIILIERRNDPLGWALPGGFVDYGESVETAAIREAKEEIGLDVELIEQFHVYSDPNRDPRQHTLSVVFLATATGEPQAADDAKNLDCFESWRIPPNLCFDHDRILKDYWRYRNYGIRPRI; this is encoded by the coding sequence ATGACCTATCGCAATCCCACTCCGACTGTTGACATCATTATTGAGTTAGGCGATCGCCCCGGACGTCCCATTATCCTGATTGAACGTCGCAATGACCCTTTAGGTTGGGCGCTTCCCGGTGGTTTTGTCGATTATGGGGAATCGGTGGAAACGGCGGCGATCCGTGAGGCGAAAGAAGAAATCGGTTTAGATGTGGAACTTATCGAACAATTTCATGTGTATTCTGACCCGAATCGGGACCCGCGTCAGCATACCCTGAGTGTGGTTTTTTTAGCCACGGCGACGGGGGAACCCCAAGCGGCAGATGATGCGAAAAATTTAGACTGTTTTGAGTCTTGGCGCATTCCCCCTAATCTCTGTTTTGACCACGATCGCATCCTCAAGGATTATTGGCGATATCGAAACTATGGGATTAGACCCCGGATTTAA
- a CDS encoding PAS domain S-box protein, translated as MNVERQISQTPDSVKPGGTIHDRYFQIIVERAAIGLALWDLTGKLLQTNPFLQTLLGYEAEELLHLEYSQITHPEDCQVEEALMEECIARKREGYEIEKRLIGKDGKEIWVKQNLSMRLDGAENPLFAVATIETFSPVSSREKPTEELAEKYQTIFDIFPLGISVTDSEGNIIESNPASLNYLDALVISSQEEVQPDRDYRLIFREGTPLNLEEFSRRLVLTENAKNGVIQSLQVGIASGEGELDWLNIIAVPIPLSNYGFVIAYIEINEGKKTEIALKESEMRFRKALDHFPDTFVIYDADRRIQFINTNGIQVSGYTEEQIINRRDEELFPPAVTDNYLPLLQEAIETKSPQKGECNIALNNTQWSAAIAYIPLLNDRGEIYQILGITHDITERKRAEESLIKSETTNRALLNTIPDLMFRVKGDGTYLDFKPANFSNLIKPQIFQGLKVVDVMPPNIAEKSMRYIQQTLETGEIQVFEYQLEIGGEVSVYEARLIASGDDEVVAIVRDITARKNADIEKNQLIESLQKSEANLARAQRVAHVGSWEYEVESKKITVSEEFLRIFDSPLNSEVSYFHLVNQLHPKDRKSWRNLIREALAQGSANEVELRIWQSDRTLRYIEARAEVVFSETGKPMRLFGTALDITEQKKAQSALAESEAKYRSLMNDAGDAILLTDLEGNFLESNKKAEELLGYTKEEFVTLHASQILPPQERERVISMFALTAKIGGGWLPNTQLRQKDGETLWADISCSVVQWGEGLKVQQAILRDITYRVHIEASLREQADRERLISAMQERIRQSLDLKEILQTTVVQVRQFLQCDRVAICRLGSDCTGEMVAESVNSEYCSILGLTIRDPLLGKLDLSLQKLGGIYQVEDITQAWVSEFQVNFLTEVEVKAMLMVPIVQSSGLWGLLIAHHCAAPRRWQQSEIKLLSQLATQVGIATQQSQLYEQLKEANQQLQQLATRDGLTLLSNRRHFNEYLEREWRQMERERTPLSLILCDIDFFKPYNDTYGHQAGDESLKQVAVAIQKASKRPLDFVARYGGEEFAVILPDTDADGAISVGETIREGVKALQVPHRASPTCGYITLSVGIATAMPGVESSLETLIQEADRALYRAKDKGRDCSVHYAQIESRSC; from the coding sequence ATGAATGTTGAACGCCAAATTAGTCAAACCCCTGATTCCGTCAAGCCGGGTGGAACCATTCACGATAGATACTTCCAAATCATAGTGGAACGAGCGGCGATTGGGTTAGCGCTTTGGGATTTGACTGGAAAATTATTGCAAACCAACCCTTTTTTACAAACCCTGCTGGGGTATGAGGCAGAAGAACTATTGCATCTGGAATATAGTCAGATTACTCATCCCGAAGACTGTCAAGTAGAGGAGGCTCTCATGGAAGAGTGTATTGCCAGAAAGAGAGAGGGATATGAAATAGAAAAAAGATTAATCGGAAAAGATGGAAAAGAAATCTGGGTCAAACAGAACCTATCCATGAGGCTAGACGGGGCAGAAAATCCACTATTTGCGGTGGCAACCATTGAGACTTTTTCCCCAGTCTCCTCCCGTGAGAAACCCACTGAAGAATTGGCAGAAAAATACCAAACTATCTTTGATATTTTCCCCCTGGGAATTTCCGTTACAGACTCTGAAGGGAATATTATAGAATCAAATCCTGCTTCATTAAATTATTTAGATGCTCTGGTTATCAGCTCACAAGAAGAGGTCCAACCGGATAGAGATTACCGGCTCATTTTTAGGGAAGGGACTCCGCTGAATCTCGAAGAATTTTCCAGAAGACTGGTTTTAACAGAAAATGCCAAAAATGGAGTGATCCAAAGTTTACAAGTGGGAATTGCTTCCGGGGAGGGAGAATTAGACTGGCTGAATATTATAGCTGTACCGATTCCGCTTTCAAATTATGGATTTGTCATCGCCTATATCGAGATTAACGAAGGCAAAAAAACAGAAATAGCGTTAAAAGAAAGTGAAATGAGGTTTAGAAAAGCCCTGGACCACTTCCCAGATACCTTTGTAATTTATGATGCCGATCGCCGCATTCAATTTATTAACACCAATGGGATCCAAGTGAGTGGCTATACCGAAGAACAGATTATCAATCGCCGGGATGAAGAATTATTTCCCCCAGCAGTCACTGATAACTATCTTCCCCTACTTCAGGAAGCTATTGAGACAAAAAGTCCTCAAAAAGGAGAATGTAACATTGCTTTAAATAATACCCAATGGAGCGCAGCGATCGCTTACATTCCCTTGCTGAATGACCGGGGAGAAATTTATCAGATTTTAGGAATTACCCATGATATCACGGAACGCAAGCGGGCTGAAGAATCTTTAATTAAAAGTGAAACCACCAATCGAGCCTTACTTAATACCATCCCCGATTTAATGTTTAGAGTGAAAGGAGATGGAACCTACTTAGATTTTAAACCGGCTAATTTTAGCAATTTAATCAAACCGCAAATTTTTCAAGGCTTAAAAGTGGTGGATGTCATGCCCCCAAATATTGCCGAAAAATCCATGAGATATATCCAACAGACCTTGGAAACTGGAGAGATACAAGTGTTTGAATATCAACTAGAAATCGGCGGTGAAGTTTCGGTCTATGAAGCTAGACTGATTGCCAGTGGAGATGATGAAGTCGTGGCTATTGTGCGAGACATTACGGCGCGTAAAAATGCCGATATAGAAAAAAATCAATTGATTGAATCCCTCCAGAAGAGTGAAGCGAATCTCGCCCGAGCACAAAGAGTCGCTCATGTGGGAAGCTGGGAATATGAGGTTGAGTCTAAAAAAATAACCGTTTCTGAAGAATTTTTAAGAATTTTTGACTCCCCTTTGAATTCCGAAGTAAGCTATTTTCACCTGGTGAATCAGCTACACCCAAAAGATAGAAAAAGTTGGAGGAATCTGATTCGAGAAGCCCTGGCACAAGGGAGCGCCAATGAAGTTGAACTGAGAATTTGGCAAAGCGATCGCACCCTCCGTTATATTGAAGCAAGGGCGGAGGTGGTATTTAGTGAAACCGGAAAACCCATGAGGCTCTTTGGAACCGCCTTAGATATTACCGAACAGAAAAAAGCCCAATCTGCCCTTGCCGAATCCGAAGCCAAATATCGCTCCTTAATGAATGATGCCGGAGATGCAATATTACTCACGGATTTGGAGGGTAATTTTTTAGAATCCAACAAAAAAGCCGAGGAACTATTAGGTTATACCAAAGAAGAATTTGTCACCCTCCATGCCAGTCAAATTTTGCCCCCCCAAGAACGGGAAAGAGTGATCTCTATGTTCGCCTTAACGGCAAAAATCGGAGGCGGATGGTTGCCAAATACCCAACTCCGCCAAAAAGATGGGGAAACTCTGTGGGCGGATATTAGTTGTAGTGTAGTCCAATGGGGAGAGGGTCTGAAAGTTCAGCAGGCAATCCTGCGGGATATTACTTATCGGGTTCATATTGAAGCCTCTTTAAGAGAACAAGCGGACCGAGAACGGTTGATATCTGCCATGCAAGAGCGGATCCGACAGTCGTTGGATTTGAAAGAGATTTTACAAACGACGGTGGTCCAGGTGAGGCAATTTTTACAGTGCGATCGCGTGGCAATTTGTCGCTTAGGCTCGGATTGCACCGGCGAGATGGTAGCGGAATCGGTTAATTCAGAATACTGCTCCATTTTAGGGCTAACTATTCGGGATCCCTTATTAGGAAAACTGGATTTATCCCTGCAAAAGTTGGGGGGAATTTATCAGGTTGAGGATATTACTCAAGCTTGGGTGAGCGAGTTTCAGGTTAATTTTTTAACTGAGGTGGAAGTCAAGGCGATGTTAATGGTGCCCATTGTCCAAAGTAGTGGGTTATGGGGATTACTGATTGCTCACCACTGTGCGGCACCTCGACGATGGCAGCAGTCAGAAATTAAGTTGCTCAGTCAATTGGCAACCCAGGTGGGAATTGCCACCCAACAATCCCAACTGTATGAACAGCTCAAAGAAGCAAATCAACAGTTGCAGCAATTGGCAACTCGGGATGGATTAACCCTGTTATCAAATCGGCGTCATTTTAATGAATATTTAGAACGAGAATGGCGACAGATGGAGCGTGAGCGCACCCCACTCTCGTTGATTCTATGCGATATCGATTTTTTTAAACCCTATAATGACACCTACGGCCATCAAGCTGGGGATGAATCTCTCAAACAAGTTGCAGTTGCCATTCAAAAAGCCAGCAAAAGGCCCTTAGATTTTGTAGCGCGCTATGGTGGCGAAGAATTTGCTGTGATTTTACCCGACACCGATGCGGATGGGGCCATCTCCGTCGGGGAAACCATCCGCGAGGGGGTGAAGGCATTACAAGTTCCCCATCGGGCATCTCCTACCTGTGGATACATTACCTTGAGTGTGGGAATTGCGACGGCGATGCCTGGAGTTGAGTCATCTTTGGAGACCCTGATTCAAGAAGCCGATCGCGCCCTGTATCGAGCGAAGGACAAGGGCCGCGATTGTTCGGTTCATTATGCTCAGATTGAAAGCCGCTCCTGCTAA
- a CDS encoding RNA-guided endonuclease InsQ/TnpB family protein, producing the protein MLRATKYRIYPTFEQREHLAQSFGCLRFAWNYALNLTNETYKATGKGLGRFAIQKEITNLKKEHEWMKEPYSQCLQVVALNLSRAFINFFEGRASYPQFKSKHRTQSISYPQNVSIVEDGIKFPKMGIVHARLHRPIEGAIRTVTVSMNASCQYFASVLVDDGKDIPEKTTEGKAVGIDLGLTHFAITSDGSKFDNPRWLAKHEKNLRAKQKRLSRRQKGSNNRNKTRKQVSGVHNKISRCRSDFHHKLSRRIVNENQVIVVENLAVRNLVRNHCLAKAISQVGWGQFCTLLKYKAEQEGKVYLEVDRFFPSSKTCNVCLNQVRSLTLGVRTWQCEKCQTKHDRDINAAKNIRDEGLRILSSGTGEIAYRPGVRRDSRGRKKSTVSQSAG; encoded by the coding sequence ATGCTGAGAGCAACCAAATACAGAATTTATCCAACCTTCGAGCAAAGGGAACACCTTGCTCAGAGTTTTGGTTGCTTACGATTCGCATGGAACTACGCTCTCAATCTTACCAACGAAACCTACAAAGCTACAGGGAAGGGTCTAGGTCGCTTTGCCATTCAGAAAGAGATAACTAATCTCAAGAAAGAACACGAATGGATGAAAGAGCCTTATTCCCAATGCTTACAGGTTGTTGCACTAAATTTGTCTAGGGCTTTTATAAACTTTTTTGAAGGGAGGGCTTCTTATCCTCAATTCAAATCAAAGCACCGTACCCAATCTATTAGTTATCCTCAGAATGTCTCAATCGTAGAAGATGGCATCAAATTTCCCAAGATGGGGATTGTTCATGCCAGACTACATAGACCTATTGAAGGGGCAATCAGAACAGTCACTGTGTCGATGAATGCCTCATGCCAATACTTTGCCTCTGTTTTAGTCGATGATGGGAAAGATATCCCAGAAAAAACGACCGAAGGTAAAGCAGTCGGTATTGATTTAGGCTTGACTCATTTTGCTATCACCTCCGATGGGTCTAAATTTGACAATCCCCGTTGGTTGGCTAAACATGAGAAAAATCTAAGAGCTAAACAAAAACGGTTGTCCAGAAGACAAAAGGGTTCTAACAACCGTAACAAAACCCGTAAGCAGGTATCCGGGGTACATAACAAAATATCTCGATGCCGGTCAGATTTTCACCACAAACTATCGCGCAGGATAGTCAACGAAAACCAAGTCATAGTGGTAGAAAATCTAGCAGTTAGGAACCTGGTCAGAAACCACTGTCTGGCTAAAGCAATCAGCCAAGTGGGATGGGGCCAGTTCTGTACCCTGCTGAAGTACAAAGCAGAGCAAGAAGGGAAAGTTTACCTAGAAGTAGACCGATTCTTTCCTAGCTCCAAAACCTGCAATGTTTGCCTCAATCAAGTCAGAAGCTTGACCCTTGGTGTCAGGACTTGGCAGTGTGAAAAGTGCCAAACGAAGCATGATAGAGATATAAACGCTGCCAAGAATATCCGAGATGAAGGACTGCGGATTTTATCCTCTGGAACGGGGGAGATCGCCTATCGTCCAGGTGTAAGACGAGATAGTAGAGGACGCAAGAAATCTACTGTCTCGCAATCTGCTGGGTAG
- a CDS encoding RidA family protein, whose translation MTKTIIQTDQAPAPVGPYNQAIVATGQFVFVAGQICLDPNTGTLVGEGDVVKQTIQVMANLNAILTAAGATFDDVVKTTVFLADMNDFAAMNAVYAKYFDEATAPARATVQVSRLPKDVLVEIDCIAVIEGNPR comes from the coding sequence ATGACTAAAACAATCATTCAGACAGACCAAGCACCCGCACCCGTTGGACCTTACAATCAGGCGATCGTCGCCACGGGTCAGTTCGTCTTTGTTGCGGGTCAAATCTGCCTAGACCCCAATACCGGGACCCTAGTCGGGGAAGGTGATGTGGTCAAACAGACTATCCAAGTGATGGCAAATCTAAATGCTATCCTCACCGCTGCCGGTGCCACCTTTGACGATGTGGTAAAAACCACGGTTTTTTTGGCAGATATGAATGATTTTGCTGCGATGAATGCCGTTTATGCTAAATATTTCGATGAAGCCACTGCACCGGCCCGCGCAACAGTCCAAGTATCACGTTTACCTAAAGATGTACTCGTTGAGATTGACTGTATCGCGGTGATTGAAGGAAATCCTAGATAG